CGTCGAAACGCTGGGAGGGCTGGTCAAAGATATGCTCTAGGGCTTTGATCGTCCGGCAAGACGTCGCGACTAGATATTATCGAGAGGAAGGTGTGTTAGAGGAACCGGGCGCGCCCGCAAAAACTCTATGATGTTGCCATGTGAATCAGGGAGCAGCAGCGGCATTTACCGTAACGGGCGGGAAGATACAGTACGTTGATGGTGAGGCACTTTTTGCACTCCCAGAAGGTATAGCCGCTTACCTCGTGCCCCGCCTGTTCTGTGAAAAACCAGTGGTAATAGGCATCCCAATCGTACTCCGGTTTCTGGTTTGCCTTTTCGATCAGTCGTTCCAGTAGCATGGCGGGCCGCTCCTTGAAGAATGATGACGTAAACATACAACCAAAAAATACAATATCAACTGTGATTTTTTCTAACACCAAAGGTTGTTTGTTGTCCATCCTGAATACAGGATCAGCAGCAGGAATACCTGGTAGCGATGAAGTTCATGAATGGAACAGTTATTTCTAGATGGACATCCTTTTTTGAAGAGCGGTAAAATGGGGCATCAGTAGATATCGTCCTAAAGGAGGCGCTATCATGGCAGAAAGGATGAAGAGACCGATGACAGGCCTGATGATGCTGGTAGGCGGTGGGGTGCTCGGTGCTGGTCTGGGGCTTCTCTTTGCTCCCTGCGCAGGCGAGAAGAGCCGCAAGAAAATGATGCGCATGGGGAAGACGATTAGTAATAAGAGCGACCGGATCATGCGCGATCTGAGCGACAGGATGGACGACCTAGCCGATACCATGTCCAGCATGAGCGGGAAAGCCGGCAAGTTCATGCACCTGCGTTAAAAGAGAAGCAGATCCCCCTTCTGCAGATCATTCAAAGACCTTGGCCCGTGACTATGACAGCCGCGGGCCTTTCTTTTTCTTAGCCAAGCCGGATCAGGGCGGCACCGGCCACGATGAGGGTTGCGGAGATGAGGCGCATCCTGCCGAAGGATTCGCGCAGGAAAAAGATCCCGATCAGAACCCCGACCATGATGCTTACCTGGCGCACCGGAACGGCGTAGCCGACCCGCGCCATGTTGAGGCCGTAGCGAAAGCTGAGAAAGGAGAGCATGACGGTGGGGCCACTCCAGAGAATCAGGCGCCAGTTGGTGCGCCACTCATCCGCAATGAGGTTGCGGTATTTCGGGCGGCACAGGTTGAGCGTCATCAGGCACAACATGGCGATGACCAGGAAGTAGGTGAAGAAGACGGGCGGGTAGTCCCGCACCCCGGTCTTTTCGGCGATGGAACCGATGGAGTAGATGAAGCCGGCCAGGAGGGCGGCACGGACCGCACTGCTTTTGAGATCGCGAAAGGGGCGGGCCAGTTCGGCCAGCGACAGCCGCTGCATCTGGACGCAGAACGTGCCGAAGATGACCAGGAGGATGCCGCAGATTCCGACCACGGATAAGCGCTCCCCGAGCAGCAGTACGCCCCAGATAGGCACATAGACCATCGAGGTCTGGGAGAGTGGGTAGATAATGGAGAGGTCGCCATCGCGATAGGCGCGGCCGTTCAACAGGTGGTAGAGGACGAAGCTGACCGAGCCGATCGATATCATGGCCAGGGTGTGCGGGGTGGGCCAGTGGAACGATTCGTTCACTACTGCAATGATGGCGGTGAAG
This window of the Geomonas agri genome carries:
- a CDS encoding EamA family transporter, with amino-acid sequence MSNLAFVLIIFSAVMHATWNTLVKQSRHKTVFIWWMFIASMFPFTAIIAVVNESFHWPTPHTLAMISIGSVSFVLYHLLNGRAYRDGDLSIIYPLSQTSMVYVPIWGVLLLGERLSVVGICGILLVIFGTFCVQMQRLSLAELARPFRDLKSSAVRAALLAGFIYSIGSIAEKTGVRDYPPVFFTYFLVIAMLCLMTLNLCRPKYRNLIADEWRTNWRLILWSGPTVMLSFLSFRYGLNMARVGYAVPVRQVSIMVGVLIGIFFLRESFGRMRLISATLIVAGAALIRLG
- a CDS encoding YtxH domain-containing protein, whose product is MAERMKRPMTGLMMLVGGGVLGAGLGLLFAPCAGEKSRKKMMRMGKTISNKSDRIMRDLSDRMDDLADTMSSMSGKAGKFMHLR